One genomic region from Salvia hispanica cultivar TCC Black 2014 chromosome 2, UniMelb_Shisp_WGS_1.0, whole genome shotgun sequence encodes:
- the LOC125204836 gene encoding F-box protein PP2-B15-like, with amino-acid sequence MLSVTVTNPTSIIYTMISKQTGNCLILLLNLRFSCLMEALPEDCLSLVIALTSPCDACSAAAVSTAFRTAAASDAVWESFLPPDYRDIVSRSVSPVDLSSKKDAFRRLSSAPLLIDAGKKTFSIDKNTTKKIYMLSARELSIAWSKNSLYWSWKPVDNSRFSETAELVMVSWLELHGKVNIGMLSPNTTYRAYLILQLVNRAFGLDVVPSEASIEIGNYKTNRTIHLDKNHRHGPKGLYGEEDNMIHPRGDKWLEVELGEFHSNGRKEEEVVNIWFRETNGVHLKGGIVVEGIELRPKT; translated from the exons ATGTTATCGGTCACCGTCACCAACCCAACCtctataatttatactatgATTTCCAAACAAACAGGCAACTGCTTAATTCTGCTGCTGAATCTTCGTTTTTCCTGTTTGATGGAGGCGCTGCCGGAAGACTGCTTGTCCCTCGTAATCGCGCTAACTTCGCCATGCGACGCTTGCTCCGCGGCGGCCGTCTCCACCGCATTCCgcaccgccgccgcctctgACGCCGTCTGGGAGAGTTTTCTGCCGCCTGATTATCGCGACATCGTATCCAGATCGGTTTCGCCGGTGGATCTCTCCTCCAAGAAAGATGCGTTTCGCCGCCTCTCGTCCGCGCCGCTTCTCATCGACGCTGGCAAAAAG ACATTTTCAATAGATAAAAATACGACCAAGAAAATCTATATGTTGAGTGCAAGGGAACTCTCAATTGCTTGGTCGAAAAATTCTTTATATTGGTCGTGGAAACCGGTGGACAACTCGAG ATTCTCTGAGACTGCGGAGCTAGTAATGGTCTCTTGGCTAGAATTGCATGGAAAAGTAAATATCGGAATGTTGTCCCCAAACACGACTTATAGAGCATATCTCATTCTTCAATTGGTGAATCGCGCTTTTGGATTGGATGTTGTGCCATCTGAGGCTTCGATTGAAATCGGAAACTACAAAACGAATAGAACAATTCATCTCGACAAAAATCATAGGCATGGACCAAAGGGTTTATATGGAGAGGAAGATAACATGATTCATCCTCGTGGCGACAAATGGTTGGAGGTGGAACTAGGAGAGTTTCATAGTAATGggaggaaggaagaagaagtggTGAACATTTGGTTTAGAGAAACAAATGGTGTGCATCTCAAGGGGGGCATAGTTGTTGAAGGGATTGAGCTTAGACCTAAAACTTGA